The Chryseobacterium glaciei DNA window GTATTCTTTACTTTAACTTCATCTTCGGTTTCAGTAATATCTAATTGTAAAGTTAAATCCGGTGTTTCAAACGGGTTGATGATCGCCATGAATTTTACATTCGAAGCAGATTTTAAAAATAATTGCGCACCTGTAAATTCTTCAGTCAGTTCTTTTACGATCTGCATCATGCAAACTCCCGGAGTTACAGGGTTTCCCGGAAAATGTCCATTGAAAATATCATGATCTTTATTTAAACTGATATTTGCGATGAAGCGTCCGTTTTCTTCTTTTTCGGATGATTGTAAAGTGTAAAAGTCTGTAAGTATGGTTTGCATCAGCTATTCTGTTTCGGTTATTTGAAATAGTTTTATATTGATCTTGAAATCTTTATGTTGAAGATTCAAACTATCCGCGAAGATATGTTTTTTTGCTTCAAAAGTGAAATCGATTTTTTCCTTATTGTTTTTGGTGTAAATGATCTGGTTCAGCAATCCATTTTCTTTATTAAAGAACAAATAATATTGTTTCTTATCCAGTTTTGAGAGGTAGATTTTCGATTTTTCATTCTCAAAAGTTTCATTAACAGGATATTTCTGTTTTAACAATTGCTGAAAATCATTCTTTAAAAAATTAATAACAATCTTTTTATCTAAATCTGCTAGAACATAGTTAAGCTTAAAATTTTCTCCTGAAATCTCGAAATCAATTAATTTATTTCCAAAATCAGAGGTTAATACGACACGGTGTATCGCGTCATTTAGTTTTTTAATAATTAAAATTCCGCTTACATGATTTTTATAAATATCCATCTGACATTTATAAACATAATCTTCATTAGAAGAAAAGTATAAATTTTCAACGATCTTCTCAGAAGTCGAAACGGATTTTGCGTCTGCAAGTTTATATGTTTTACACGAAACAAACAGCAGAAAAATCAGACTATAAAGAAAACTCTGAAGCAGAAATCGGCGCATTGATCTTTGTATTTTTGAAAACAATATTCGTAGTGTCTCCTGAAGCTTCCGTCATATTTACTTGTGAAACGGTTGATTGACCTTTTGGAAAACTCAATTCAATTTGTTTGATGTATTTCAATAATTGAGCAG harbors:
- a CDS encoding 3-hydroxyacyl-ACP dehydratase, with the protein product MQTILTDFYTLQSSEKEENGRFIANISLNKDHDIFNGHFPGNPVTPGVCMMQIVKELTEEFTGAQLFLKSASNVKFMAIINPFETPDLTLQLDITETEDEVKVKNTTSFGETIALKMSVNYKKLTS